Proteins from a single region of Trichoderma asperellum chromosome 3, complete sequence:
- a CDS encoding uncharacterized protein (TransMembrane:11 (i241-261o267-291i316-334o354-373i382-402o422-442i454-478o502-524i545-563o569-591i603-627o)), producing the protein MSEPDLVSGSVDSPNSSDAMQRQAAILHRHLPEGYSADAEVSLANEPIEVAVEPIAAPASASQELLFDPPDASATDLATSSNEQNGQKGSSDATPTLETLESSLKLQGGDIHRDMFKIKARASSIRRSNTFSHHPSPHLAGELTASEQLEPGGFRRQHLRRRARQRRESGHVVANTFVDFLDLYGSFAGEALEDTDEDEDESAITDESEEVADERRPLLRRPKADRRRSSRRLSREGDASTVKTFFTLIKAFIGTGILFLPKAFRNGGILFSSLALVSVSLINCFCFRLLLDCRHKYGGGYGELGESIVGSRFRSLILASIAISQLGFVCSGLIFTAENLFSFLNAVTKDAGHIGVATVIALQFLPLIPLALIRNISKLGPVALVADAFILIGLIYIWYYDIGSLARHGMDPSVRLFNPSDFPLTLGSAIFTFEGIGLILPIQSSMKKPHHFKGLLYFVMFLITAIFTSVGALCYATFGENTKIQIISNFPQDSPVVNAVQLLYSLAVLAGEPVQLFPAVRILETSIFGERATGKRSLAIKWKKNGLRTLTIAVCIGIAVVGASDLDKFVALIGGFACVPLVYIYPAYLHYKGVAETTWEKGLNILTMTVGLIAMVYTSSVTIVQWIQG; encoded by the coding sequence ATGTCTGAACCGGATCTCGTCAGTGGCTCGGTCGACAGCCCGAATAGCTCTGATGCCATGCAGCGACAGGCTGCAATTCTTCATCGACACCTCCCAGAAGGCTACTCGGCTGATGCAGAGGTTAGCTTGGCCAACGAACCCATCGAAGTCGCCGTAGAGCCCATTGCCGCTCCTGCGTCCGCCAGCCAAGAGCTTCTTTTCGACCCCCCAGATGCGTCTGCAACGGATCTTGCCACTTCCAGCAATGAGCAGAATGGACAAAAGGGGAGCAGCGATGCAACGCCGACTCTGGAGACGCTGGAGTCGTCGCTGAAGCTCCAGGGTGGCGATATCCATCGTGACATGTTTAAGATCAAGGCTCGAGCGAGCTCCATCCGCCGGTCCAACACATTCTCTCACCATCCTTCGCCCCATCTTGCTGGCGAGCTGACGGCCTCCGAACAGCTTGAGCCAGGCGGATTCAGGCGGCAGCATTTGCGTCGACGAGCTCGGCAAAGGCGGGAGAGCGGCCACGTTGTGGCTAACACATTTGTGGATTTCCTTGATTTGTATGGTAGCTTTGCGGGTGAAGCGCTCGAAGATaccgacgaagacgaagacgaatcCGCAATCACCGATGAGTCTGAGGAAGTTGCCGACGAACGACGCCCGCTGCTCAGGCGGCCTAAAGCCGATCGTCGGAGAAGCTCTCGCCGCCTCAGTCGTGAGGGCGACGCCAGTACTGTCAAGACCTTCTTCACGCTCATCAAAGCCTTTATCGGCACAGGCATCCTGTTTTTGCCAAAAGCCTTTCGCAACGGAggcatcctcttctcatCGCTTGCTCTTGTTTCTGTATCGCTGATCAATTGTTTCTGTTTCCGTCTGCTGCTTGACTGTCGTCACAAGTACGGCGGTGGTTACGGAGAGCTTGGCGAATCCATTGTTGGCTCTCGGTTTCGAAGTCTCATCCTTGCCTCAATTGCCATTTCTCAACTTGGTTTCGTCTGCTCAGGCCTCATTTTCACAGCCGaaaatctcttctctttccttaaTGCCGTGACCAAAGACGCTGGCCACATTGGAGTGGCAACTGTTATTGCGCTGCAGTTTCTCCCTCTCATTCCGCTGGCTTTGATTCGGAACATCTCCAAACTAGGGCCAGTCGCACTGGTGGCTGATGCTTTTATCCTCATCGGGCTTATATACATATGGTATTACGATATTGGCAGCCTGGCCAGGCACGGCATGGACCCGAGTGTTAGGCTCTTCAACCCTTCGGATTTTCCGCTCACTCTCGGCTCGGCCATTTTTACCTTTGAAGGAATCGGCTTAATACTCCCGATCCAGTCAAGCATGAAGAAACCGCATCACTTTAAGGGACTCCTGTACTTTGTCATGTTCCTCATCACCGCAATCTTCACATCGGTTGGAGCCCTCTGTTACGCTACATTTGGCGAGAACACGAAGATTCAGATCATCTCTAATTTTCCCCAAGACTCTCCTGTCGTCAATGCAGTTCAATTGCTCTACTCGCTCGCGGTGCTAGCAGGTGAGCCTGTACAGCTGTTTCCTGCCGTGCGTATCTTGGAGACATCGATATTCGGCGAGCGAGCTACAGGGAAACGGAGCCTTGCAATCAAGTGGAAGAAAAATGGGCTTCGGACTTTGACTATTGCTGTGTGTATCGGCATCGCTGTGGTTGGAGCAAGTGATTTGGATAAATTTGTTGCCTTGATTGGGGGATTTGCGTGCGTTCCACTGGTTTACATCTACCCAGCTTATCTGCATTACAAGGGTGTTGCTGAGACTACATGGGAGAAAGGCCTGAATATTTTGACAATGACGGTCGGATTGATCGCCATGGTATACACCAGCTCTGTAACAATAGTGCAGTGGATTCAGGGTTGA